A part of Cotesia glomerata isolate CgM1 linkage group LG4, MPM_Cglom_v2.3, whole genome shotgun sequence genomic DNA contains:
- the LOC123264002 gene encoding uncharacterized protein LOC123264002, with the protein MTIPRLELSAAWLLTQLILHVKEVQSLENVRINLWTDSAVTLAWIKSPAIRWKTFVHNRVGKIQETLRDVSWKFIPGKQNPADCASRESSWPTLEPPTDNATHREERQGLTLVTWKAENCLLQQLLSHYTQLFPLLRKLSIWHRAIDRFKRVPQSSLAYPLTPSDLERAKLTLIKYTQGQYFAREIHTLQDGDGLPKNNSITKLTPFIDHQEVLRVGGRLKNALLDPEERHPAILPRQSPLTSILIDDSHRKTLHGGTQLTLADLRKSVWIIGGHVPVRSFILRCVICTRHRGERAQQLMGQLPAARVQPTRAFLHTGLDYAGPITLKTFQGHGAKTYKGWIAVFVCMFSSAVHLELVTDYTAAAFIAAYRRFTSRRGICHTLYSDCGTNFVGADKELKRLFTAESRTLRELSTLIAQDGTNWKFNPPGAPNFGGKWKAAVKSIKFHLRRTIGDSLLTLEQYSTLLAQIEAILNSRPLTPLNEDPADLAVLTPGHFLIGHSLTAIPEPSLTDLQPARLSHWEQVQQMVQHLWKRYYQDCIHRYQAISKWHHRRNQIKVGSVVLITTEDLPPTKWPLAKVIAVHPGEDGQIRVVTVKTVNTELVRPITKLCVLPLTHEEDDLVDAAANLGKMFGEQGPVAINSLLEDSQI; encoded by the exons ATGACAATCCCACGCTTGGAATTATCTGCCGCATGGTTGCTAACACAACTGATACTTCATGTTAAAGAAGTTCAGTCGCTTGAAAATGTCAGGATCAATCTCTGGACTGACTCCGCCGTGACTCTCGCATGGATTAAAAGTCCAGCAATCCGCTGGAAGACATTCGTCCACAATAGAGTGGGAAAAATCCAAGAAACGCTTCGAGATGTCTCCTGGAAATTTATTCCAGGAAAACAAAACCCCGCTGACTGCGCTTCAAGAG AATCCTCTTGGCCCACTCTGGAACCTCCAACCGACAACGCAACGCATCGAGAAGAACGCCAAGGTCTGACACTAGTAACTTGGAAAGCAGAAAATTGCCTGCTCCAACAATTACTGTCGCATTACACGCAGCTGTTTCCACTGCTACGGAAACTCAGCATCTGGCATCGTGCCATCGACCGCTTTAAAAGAGTTCCACAATCTTCGCTGGCCTACCCGCTTACTCCATCAGACCTGGAGCGCGCTAAATTGACCTTGATTAAGTACACTCAAGGACAATACTTCGCTAGAGAGATTCACACGCTACAAGATGGTGATGGTCTGCCTAAAAATAACAGCATCACTAAGCTGACTCCGTTCATCGACCATCAGGAAGTCCTGAGAGTCGGTGGCCGCTTGAAAAACGCATTGCTGGACCCAGAAGAGAGGCATCCAGCGATTCTACCGCGACAATCACCGcttacatcaattttgattGATGATTCGCACCGCAAAACGCTTCACGGAGGTACTCAGCTTACGCTCGCTGACTTACGCAAGAGTGTCTGGATCATTGGAGGCCATGTTCCAGTcagatcatttattttacgctGCGTTATCTGCACGAGACACCGTGGAGAACGCGCTCAACAGTTGATGGGTCAACTACCCGCCGCACGAGTACAGCCAACTCGAGCCTTCTTGCATACAGGACTCGACTACGCTGGACCTATCACGCTGAAAACGTTTCAAGGACATGGAGCAAAAACATACAAAGGCTGGATTGCAGTCTTTGTATGCATGTTCAGTTCAGCTGTACATTTAGAGCTAGTAACTGACTACACCGCTGCCGCTTTCATCGCCGCTTATCGCCGCTTCACTAGTCGCCGAGGTATCTGCCACACGCTATATTCAGACTGTGGAACCAATTTTGTAGGAGCAGATAAAGAACTGAAACGACTATTCACTGCAGAATCCCGCACATTACGAGAATTATCAACCTTGATCGCTCAAGATGGCACGAACTGGAAATTCAATCCGCCTGGAGCTCCAAATTTTGGAGGAAAATGGAAAGCCGCTGtgaaatctatcaaatttcaCCTTCGAAGAACAATCGGAGACTCGCTGTTGACGCTTGAGCAATATTCAACGCTACTGGCTCAAATTGAAGCCATATTGAATTCCAGACCGCTCACACCGCTGAATGAAGATCCTGCTGACCTGGCTGTACTGACTCCAGGTCACTTCTTAATCGGACATTCACTGACCGCTATCCCAGAGCCATCGCTGACAGATTTACAACCTGCTCGGCTCTCGCACTGGGAACAAGTCCAGCAAATGGTTCAACATTTGTGGAAACGCTACTACCAGGACTGCATCCACCGCTACCAGGCCATTTCAAAGTGGCATCATCGACGCAACCAGATCAAGGTGGGTTCAGTTGTACTGATCACCACTGAGGATCTCCCGCCAACCAAGTGGCCATTAGCCAAAGTAATTGCTGTCCATCCAGGTGAAGATGGACAAATCCGCGTGGTAACTGTTAAGACAGTTAACACAGAGCTGGTACGTCCAATTACAAAGCTCTGTGTCCTGCCGCTAACGCATGAAGAAGATGATCTTGTCGACGCAGCCGCCAACCTGGGTAAaatgttcggtgaacaaggcccagtagcgattaactcgctcctggaGGACTCCCAAATTTAA